A part of Capsicum annuum cultivar UCD-10X-F1 chromosome 6, UCD10Xv1.1, whole genome shotgun sequence genomic DNA contains:
- the LOC107873999 gene encoding craniofacial development protein 2-like yields MCVQETKWVGSKARDVDGYNLCYSSSERHRNGVGILVDENLRGQVVEVKRINDRLISAELAFEGFTLNVCSVYVPQVGLYGEEKRRFREALDKVVRGVPSSEKIVIARDFNGHIGALPVGFDDVHGGFGFGEKNEEGGAALLDFARSFGLVVVNSSFPKKEDHLITF; encoded by the coding sequence atGTGTGTACAGGAGAcaaagtgggtagggtctaaggctagggatgtagaTGGTTACAACCTTTGCTACTCTAGTAGCGAGAGgcataggaatggagttggcatcctAGTGGATGAAAATCTTAGagggcaggtagtggaggttaagaggatcaATGATAGGTTGATATCTGCTGAGTTGGCATTTGAGGGGTTTACCCTAAACGTGTGTAGTGTTTATGTGCCGCAGGTAGGCTTGTATGGGGAGGAGAAGAGGCGATTTAGGGAGGCTTTGGATAAGGTGGTGAGAGGAGTGCCTAGTTCTGAGAAGATTGTAATAGCAAGagacttcaatgggcacattggggcGTTACCGGTTGGCTTTGacgatgtgcatggtggttttggttttggggagaaaaATGAAGAGGGAGGAGCGgctctgttggattttgcgaggtcctttggatTGGTAGTGGTGAATTCGAGCTTCccaaagaaggaggatcacctgatcaccttttgA